A single region of the Alteriqipengyuania flavescens genome encodes:
- a CDS encoding carboxymuconolactone decarboxylase family protein, whose protein sequence is MGTSAHEGGALDSNTKELLAVAISVAVRCDPCITFHVEGARKHGATRQKIAETMGLAVYMGTGPSAMYAAHALEAYDQYTDQASGEG, encoded by the coding sequence ATGGGGACCTCTGCGCATGAGGGAGGCGCGCTGGACTCCAACACCAAGGAATTGCTGGCCGTGGCGATCTCCGTCGCTGTGCGCTGCGATCCTTGTATCACGTTTCATGTCGAGGGCGCTCGCAAGCACGGCGCAACGCGCCAAAAGATTGCCGAAACCATGGGGCTGGCGGTGTATATGGGTACTGGTCCGAGCGCGATGTATGCAGCCCACGCGCTCGAAGCCTACGATCAATATACAGATCAGGCGTCCGGAGAAGGCTAG
- a CDS encoding sensor histidine kinase family protein, whose protein sequence is MHDGQEVDLKGPEIVIPDSQITSIALILHEWATNSAKYGALAVKDGRIGVSWTCKDGALSIDWGETGTTQSEEGEAGFGSNLIDGTARQLHAEVSGTRTDTGYCRRLQFELADAPDLA, encoded by the coding sequence ATGCACGACGGGCAGGAGGTCGATCTCAAGGGACCGGAAATCGTGATCCCTGACAGCCAGATCACTTCGATCGCGCTGATCCTTCACGAATGGGCGACCAATTCCGCGAAGTACGGCGCGCTGGCGGTGAAGGATGGCAGGATCGGCGTCAGCTGGACCTGCAAGGACGGCGCCCTGTCCATCGATTGGGGCGAAACCGGCACGACCCAGTCCGAAGAGGGCGAGGCGGGCTTCGGCTCGAACCTTATCGACGGTACCGCCCGTCAGCTGCACGCGGAAGTCAGCGGCACGCGGACAGACACCGGCTATTGCCGGCGCCTGCAATTCGAGCTTGCCGACGCACCGGACCTCGCCTGA
- a CDS encoding competence/damage-inducible protein A, whose protein sequence is MAQRIWTAGLVVIGDEILSGRTHDKNIAQVASWLQVQNIRLAEVRVVPDVEDRIVEAVNALREANDYLFTTGGIGPTHDDITVDAVARALGVDVVVHPEARAILERYYADKGGLNEGRLRMARVPEGGDLIPNRMSGAPGIKIGNIHLMAGVPHITAGMLDALTGTLEGGEPLLSETIGGFIPESEVSDLLREVEKAHEQCQIGSYPFFKEGRVGANFVIRSTDAAELAQCLDALCQGLSEAGWDWQPGGV, encoded by the coding sequence TTGGCACAGCGTATCTGGACCGCCGGGCTCGTCGTGATCGGCGACGAAATCCTCTCCGGCCGCACCCATGACAAGAACATCGCGCAAGTCGCCAGCTGGCTGCAGGTGCAGAACATCCGGCTCGCCGAAGTGCGCGTGGTCCCCGATGTCGAGGATCGGATCGTCGAGGCGGTGAACGCCCTGCGCGAAGCGAACGACTATCTCTTCACCACCGGCGGCATCGGCCCGACGCATGACGATATCACTGTGGATGCCGTCGCCCGCGCGCTCGGCGTCGATGTGGTGGTCCACCCCGAAGCGCGCGCCATTCTGGAGCGGTATTATGCCGACAAGGGGGGCCTTAACGAAGGGCGCCTGCGCATGGCCCGCGTGCCCGAAGGCGGCGACCTCATCCCCAATCGCATGAGCGGGGCGCCGGGGATCAAGATCGGCAACATCCACCTCATGGCCGGCGTCCCCCACATCACCGCCGGGATGCTCGACGCGCTGACCGGCACGCTGGAAGGCGGCGAGCCACTATTGTCCGAAACCATCGGCGGCTTCATTCCCGAAAGCGAAGTGTCGGACCTGCTGCGCGAAGTCGAAAAGGCGCACGAGCAATGCCAGATCGGCAGCTACCCCTTCTTCAAAGAGGGCCGCGTCGGCGCCAATTTCGTGATCCGCAGCACCGATGCGGCGGAGCTCGCCCAATGCCTCGACGCGCTGTGCCAGGGCCTAAGCGAGGCCGGATGGGACTGGCAGCCGGGCGGGGTTTGA
- a CDS encoding sigma factor-like helix-turn-helix DNA-binding protein yields the protein MDELKPDHRRCIRLAFFDGLTHSQLAERLGMPLGTMKSWIRRGLLGLKGCLGG from the coding sequence ATGGATGAACTGAAGCCGGATCATCGCCGCTGTATCCGCCTCGCCTTCTTCGACGGCTTGACCCACTCGCAGCTCGCCGAACGCCTCGGCATGCCGCTGGGCACGATGAAGAGCTGGATTCGCCGCGGGCTTCTTGGGCTGAAAGGGTGTCTCGGTGGCTGA
- the rplA gene encoding 50S ribosomal protein L1 — MATLTKKQKMVAEKVDSEKFYTVDEAFALLREIAETTKFDESVEVAMNLGVDPRHADQMVRGVVSLPAGTGKDVRVAVFARGDNADKATAAGADKVGAEDLMEDMQNGNLDYDRVIATPDMMAVVGRLGKVLGPKGLMPNPKLGTVTPNVEQAVKDAKGGQVEYRVEKMGIIHSGIGKMSFKDEDLRKNFDALTEAVVKAKPSGAKGKYVRKVTLTSSMGPGLKIDLGEVAGA, encoded by the coding sequence ATGGCTACCCTGACCAAGAAGCAGAAGATGGTCGCCGAAAAGGTCGACAGCGAAAAGTTCTACACCGTGGACGAAGCCTTCGCGCTGCTGCGCGAGATCGCCGAAACCACCAAGTTCGACGAAAGCGTCGAAGTCGCCATGAACCTGGGCGTCGACCCGCGTCACGCCGACCAGATGGTCCGCGGCGTGGTCTCGCTGCCGGCCGGCACGGGCAAGGACGTCCGCGTCGCCGTGTTCGCCCGTGGCGACAATGCCGACAAGGCCACCGCCGCTGGTGCCGACAAGGTCGGTGCTGAAGACCTCATGGAAGACATGCAGAACGGCAATCTCGATTACGATCGCGTGATCGCGACGCCGGACATGATGGCCGTGGTCGGCCGCCTCGGCAAGGTGCTGGGCCCCAAGGGCCTGATGCCGAACCCGAAACTGGGCACCGTCACCCCGAACGTGGAACAGGCTGTGAAGGACGCCAAGGGCGGCCAGGTCGAATACCGCGTCGAGAAGATGGGCATCATCCACTCCGGCATCGGCAAGATGAGCTTCAAGGACGAAGACCTGCGCAAGAACTTCGACGCGCTGACCGAAGCGGTCGTGAAGGCGAAGCCGTCGGGCGCGAAAGGCAAGTATGTCCGCAAGGTTACGTTGACCAGCTCGATGGGCCCCGGCCTGAAGATCGACCTCGGCGAAGTCGCCGGCGCGTAA
- a CDS encoding pirin family protein has protein sequence MIDVRSFDSLGHADHGWLNARHHFSFANYYDPARMGWGALRVWNDDQIAAKSGFPPHPHRDMEIITYVRQGAITHKDSLGNEGRTGAGDVQVMSAGSGIQHAEMNLEDEETRLFQLWIQPTEAGGEPRWGAKPFPKGERAGDWAILASGMGDEDALMIRTDARVAGITLSAGESAEWSLGDGRKAYLVPATGSIEVNGEFANERDGVAVAEVERIRIVALEDSEIVLVDTR, from the coding sequence ATGATCGACGTACGCAGCTTCGACAGCCTGGGTCATGCCGACCACGGCTGGCTCAACGCGCGGCACCATTTCTCCTTCGCCAACTATTACGATCCCGCCCGCATGGGCTGGGGCGCCTTGCGCGTCTGGAACGACGACCAGATCGCGGCGAAGAGCGGGTTTCCCCCGCATCCCCACCGCGACATGGAAATCATCACCTACGTCCGCCAGGGCGCGATCACGCACAAGGACAGCCTCGGCAACGAAGGCCGCACCGGCGCGGGCGACGTGCAGGTGATGAGCGCGGGCAGCGGCATCCAGCACGCTGAGATGAACCTGGAAGACGAGGAGACCCGCCTGTTCCAGCTATGGATCCAGCCGACCGAAGCGGGCGGCGAGCCGCGCTGGGGCGCCAAGCCTTTCCCCAAAGGCGAACGCGCCGGCGACTGGGCGATCCTGGCGAGCGGCATGGGCGATGAGGATGCGCTGATGATCCGCACCGATGCCCGCGTGGCCGGCATTACCCTTTCCGCCGGCGAGAGCGCGGAGTGGTCGCTGGGCGACGGGCGCAAGGCCTATCTCGTGCCCGCAACCGGCTCCATCGAAGTGAACGGCGAATTCGCCAACGAACGTGACGGTGTCGCCGTCGCCGAAGTCGAAAGGATCCGCATCGTGGCGCTGGAAGACAGCGAAATCGTGCTGGTGGATACGCGCTAG
- a CDS encoding helix-turn-helix domain-containing protein, with the protein MNHHSPLPVVNPFEQFEAAILPAGVAPDVRVRFQSLARHAVADAGGAPLEHQEQDQIVFVASGATKLVARASLGREQIVAFHFAGDLVSLPARGRHSYSLVALQRSEFLSFCATDFLASAQDASGITNEILRRSLVSLSRCREKSIILGRKTAQERLASFLATMADRIGVPQDSGCVLDLPMSRRDIADSLGLTIETISRQFTILRDLTLVETTGRSTVSLTDIPALEDRAGHLPVAA; encoded by the coding sequence ATGAATCATCACAGCCCACTGCCTGTCGTGAATCCATTCGAGCAATTTGAAGCGGCCATACTTCCGGCGGGCGTCGCGCCGGATGTGCGAGTGCGGTTCCAGTCACTTGCGCGCCACGCCGTTGCGGATGCTGGTGGTGCCCCCTTGGAGCATCAGGAACAGGACCAGATCGTATTCGTGGCGAGCGGCGCTACGAAGCTTGTCGCGCGGGCATCGCTTGGTCGAGAGCAGATCGTGGCGTTTCATTTTGCCGGCGACCTGGTTTCCCTGCCAGCGCGAGGAAGACATTCCTATTCGCTGGTTGCGCTGCAACGGAGTGAATTTCTCTCTTTCTGTGCGACCGATTTCCTTGCATCCGCCCAGGACGCGAGCGGTATCACAAACGAGATCCTCCGGCGTTCGCTTGTATCCCTTTCGCGCTGCCGCGAAAAATCCATCATCCTTGGTCGAAAAACGGCTCAGGAACGCCTCGCAAGCTTTCTTGCGACGATGGCGGACCGCATAGGTGTGCCGCAAGACAGCGGTTGTGTTCTTGATCTGCCGATGTCGCGACGCGACATCGCCGACAGTCTCGGACTGACGATAGAAACAATCAGTCGCCAGTTCACCATTCTTCGCGATCTTACCCTCGTGGAAACCACTGGCCGTTCCACCGTCTCCCTTACCGACATCCCAGCGCTGGAGGATCGAGCCGGGCATCTGCCAGTGGCGGCGTGA
- a CDS encoding flavin-containing monooxygenase, giving the protein MSDTQPDVDVLIVGAGISGIGMAVHMEKMCPDHSYAIVERRENLGGTWDLFRYPGVRSDSDMHTLGFVFEPWKHEKSIADGPSILEYLDRIVDERGIRRHIRFGNTVTCADFDTASARWTVTVETSDGERKRITARWLYLGSGYYDYDEPYDPGFDFGEFAGQVIHPQFWPEDLDYAGKKVVVVGSGATAVTIVPSMADKAAKVTMLQRTPTWMFSRPAKDRIANFLRKILPEETAYRITRWKNVKMQDLGFKLARNKPEKMKKNLTKRIRKALGKDYDAATFTPPYDPWDQRVCLVPDADLFEAMKAGKADIVTGHIERFEKSGVRLKDGTFLEADIVVTATGLKLAIAGKIAVSHDGAPVDFAQRYYYKGCMFSNLPNLAVVFGYLNASWTLRADINSDYICRVLNEMRARDADLAVPVLTVADEAALEEDDIFDFSSGYIQRSKDIMPKNAVEYPWRLNQEYVTDRKRMASDPIDDGILAFTSGNALIAQADDTLEAAE; this is encoded by the coding sequence GTGAGCGACACCCAACCAGACGTCGACGTGCTGATCGTCGGTGCAGGCATTTCCGGCATCGGCATGGCCGTTCACATGGAAAAGATGTGCCCCGACCATAGTTACGCCATCGTGGAACGGCGCGAGAACCTGGGTGGGACGTGGGACCTGTTCCGCTATCCGGGCGTCCGCTCCGACAGCGACATGCACACGCTGGGCTTCGTGTTCGAACCCTGGAAGCACGAAAAATCCATCGCCGACGGTCCCTCGATCCTCGAATATCTCGACCGCATCGTCGACGAACGCGGTATCCGCCGGCATATCCGCTTCGGCAACACGGTAACTTGTGCCGACTTCGACACGGCGTCGGCACGCTGGACCGTGACCGTCGAGACGTCCGATGGCGAGCGCAAGCGTATCACCGCGCGATGGCTGTATCTCGGCAGCGGTTATTACGATTACGACGAACCCTACGACCCCGGCTTCGACTTCGGCGAATTCGCGGGGCAGGTGATCCACCCGCAGTTCTGGCCCGAAGACCTCGACTACGCGGGCAAGAAGGTGGTGGTCGTTGGCAGCGGGGCGACCGCGGTGACCATCGTGCCGTCGATGGCGGACAAGGCGGCAAAGGTCACCATGTTGCAGCGCACGCCGACATGGATGTTCTCCCGCCCGGCAAAGGACCGGATTGCGAATTTCCTGCGCAAGATCCTGCCCGAGGAAACCGCCTACCGGATCACGCGGTGGAAGAACGTGAAGATGCAGGATTTGGGCTTCAAGCTGGCCCGCAACAAGCCCGAAAAGATGAAGAAGAACCTGACCAAGCGCATCCGCAAGGCGCTGGGGAAGGATTACGATGCGGCGACGTTCACCCCGCCTTACGACCCGTGGGACCAGCGCGTGTGCCTGGTGCCCGATGCCGACCTGTTCGAAGCCATGAAGGCGGGCAAGGCGGACATCGTCACCGGCCATATCGAACGCTTCGAAAAAAGCGGCGTGCGCCTCAAGGACGGCACATTCCTGGAGGCCGACATCGTCGTGACCGCGACCGGCCTGAAGCTCGCCATCGCGGGCAAGATTGCGGTCAGCCATGACGGCGCGCCAGTCGATTTCGCGCAGCGATATTACTACAAGGGCTGCATGTTCTCGAACCTGCCGAACCTTGCGGTGGTGTTTGGCTATCTCAACGCCAGCTGGACGCTGCGGGCGGACATCAATTCCGACTATATCTGCCGCGTTTTGAACGAGATGCGGGCCCGCGATGCGGATCTTGCCGTGCCGGTGCTGACCGTGGCCGACGAGGCGGCGCTGGAGGAAGACGACATTTTCGACTTTTCCAGCGGGTATATCCAGCGTTCCAAGGACATCATGCCGAAGAATGCGGTCGAATATCCGTGGCGGCTGAACCAGGAATATGTGACCGACCGCAAGCGCATGGCGAGCGACCCCATCGACGATGGCATCCTTGCTTTCACGAGCGGGAACGCGCTGATCGCGCAGGCCGACGACACGCTAGAGGCGGCGGAGTAG
- a CDS encoding YadA-like family protein produces MSNFNTRFAAALLVDTASLGFATTAGAEEIDGDGGYECVLNNDTAMSNTTATATAHGEDALACGEDARVGDNASVSAGVGVGFNSGEVGARGGFQVAW; encoded by the coding sequence ATGTCGAATTTCAACACACGTTTCGCCGCAGCCCTGCTAGTCGACACCGCCTCGCTCGGCTTCGCCACCACAGCCGGCGCAGAGGAAATCGATGGCGACGGCGGTTATGAGTGCGTCCTCAACAACGACACGGCGATGTCCAACACCACCGCCACCGCTACGGCCCACGGCGAAGACGCGCTGGCCTGCGGCGAAGACGCCCGGGTCGGCGACAACGCCTCGGTTTCGGCCGGCGTCGGTGTCGGTTTCAACAGCGGCGAAGTCGGCGCTCGCGGCGGCTTCCAGGTCGCCTGGTAA
- a CDS encoding anti-sigma factor, which yields MADDLAALSPEDERFVRAGELSLGVFEGEELAAARRDQLADPDFAAAVTWWANRLGTMAEQAAAMSPGAGVWRAIEQRLDARRSGYTPVSMSETSSSRTAGWSVALAVGGAGLAAAALALFLATPRPAAVGPAVEPTQSRRGPQLVAQLSDESGSLGIASVIDPSAERLALKIRGFEPGPEQSPELWVVPEGGAPVSLGLIPASGEFERDLSAEEHALLVEGATLAVTIEQRGGAPHDAPSPPILVAGPLDQV from the coding sequence GTGGCTGACGACCTGGCCGCCCTCTCACCCGAAGACGAACGCTTCGTCCGCGCGGGCGAATTGTCGCTCGGCGTCTTCGAGGGCGAGGAACTGGCTGCGGCCAGACGCGACCAGTTGGCCGATCCGGATTTCGCTGCTGCCGTCACCTGGTGGGCCAATCGTCTGGGCACGATGGCGGAACAAGCTGCTGCGATGTCGCCTGGCGCAGGCGTCTGGCGAGCGATCGAGCAGCGTCTCGATGCGCGCCGATCGGGCTACACTCCAGTCAGCATGTCGGAGACGTCTTCGTCACGGACGGCTGGCTGGAGCGTGGCGCTTGCCGTAGGCGGCGCAGGCCTGGCCGCCGCTGCGCTTGCCCTGTTCCTCGCTACGCCGCGACCAGCTGCTGTCGGCCCTGCCGTGGAGCCGACGCAAAGCCGGCGCGGACCGCAGCTCGTCGCGCAGCTCAGCGACGAGAGCGGTTCCCTCGGCATCGCCAGCGTCATCGACCCGTCGGCAGAGCGGCTGGCGCTCAAGATCCGCGGCTTCGAGCCGGGGCCTGAACAATCGCCTGAATTGTGGGTCGTCCCCGAAGGCGGCGCGCCGGTCTCTCTCGGCCTGATCCCGGCAAGCGGCGAGTTCGAGCGCGATCTCTCTGCCGAAGAGCACGCCTTGCTGGTCGAAGGTGCAACGCTCGCCGTGACCATCGAGCAACGCGGCGGGGCGCCCCATGATGCGCCGTCGCCCCCGATCCTCGTTGCCGGACCGCTCGACCAGGTCTGA
- a CDS encoding response regulator, with the protein MGPESQKILVLDDEALIAFDLAATVANLGYAVAGPAISLDEGFRIFEAENPDLALLDVDVAGSLVWPLARKPAAKGCRLVFVSADVSHSQLCDEFSRSPLIEKPASPAQIGEAISAAGGLH; encoded by the coding sequence ATGGGGCCCGAAAGCCAGAAAATCCTCGTGCTGGATGACGAGGCGCTGATCGCCTTCGATCTCGCCGCTACGGTGGCGAATCTCGGCTATGCGGTGGCCGGTCCCGCCATTTCGCTGGACGAGGGTTTCCGCATTTTCGAGGCCGAGAATCCCGATCTCGCCCTGCTCGACGTCGACGTCGCCGGATCTCTCGTATGGCCGCTCGCCCGCAAGCCGGCGGCCAAGGGTTGCCGGCTGGTTTTCGTGTCCGCCGATGTCAGCCATTCGCAGCTTTGCGATGAATTCTCGCGCAGCCCGCTGATCGAAAAGCCGGCATCGCCGGCGCAAATCGGTGAGGCGATCAGCGCAGCGGGCGGCCTGCACTAG
- the rplK gene encoding 50S ribosomal protein L11: MAKKIDGYIKLQVPAGAANPSPPIGPALGQRGVNIMEFCKAFNAATQDLEKSAPIPTVITVYADRSFSFETKTPPASFYLKKAAKLKSGSKEPGKVVAGTVSRAAVKEIAEAKMKDLNANDIDQAMKIIEGSARSMGLEVEG, translated from the coding sequence ATGGCCAAGAAGATCGACGGCTATATCAAGCTGCAGGTGCCCGCGGGCGCTGCCAACCCGTCACCCCCTATCGGCCCGGCACTGGGCCAGCGCGGCGTCAACATCATGGAATTCTGCAAGGCGTTCAACGCCGCGACGCAGGACTTGGAAAAGAGCGCCCCGATCCCGACGGTCATTACCGTCTATGCCGACCGTTCGTTCAGCTTTGAGACGAAGACCCCGCCCGCATCCTTCTACCTCAAGAAGGCTGCCAAGCTGAAGTCGGGTTCCAAGGAACCGGGCAAGGTCGTCGCCGGCACCGTGTCGCGCGCTGCCGTCAAGGAAATCGCCGAGGCCAAGATGAAGGACCTCAACGCGAACGACATCGACCAGGCCATGAAGATCATCGAGGGCTCCGCGCGCTCGATGGGCCTCGAAGTGGAGGGCTAA
- a CDS encoding PAS domain-containing protein, producing MVHFLPDVDLPEGIRSLFEKSRASLTIADLDREDAPLIGLNQAFFDICGYSAEESLGKNCRFLQPETGGGPVCARIREFLYESDEPEERFAIPCVTGQEPARTDPRLRPEPRPERTAQRYDLGSAT from the coding sequence ATGGTGCATTTCCTCCCCGACGTCGATCTTCCGGAAGGCATACGCAGCCTGTTCGAGAAGAGCCGGGCTTCGCTCACTATCGCCGACCTCGACCGAGAGGACGCGCCGCTGATCGGCCTGAACCAAGCCTTCTTCGACATCTGCGGATACAGTGCGGAGGAATCACTCGGCAAGAATTGCCGCTTCCTCCAGCCCGAAACCGGCGGCGGGCCAGTCTGCGCGCGCATCCGCGAATTCCTTTACGAGAGTGACGAGCCCGAAGAACGCTTCGCCATCCCCTGCGTAACTGGCCAAGAGCCTGCGCGGACGGATCCACGCCTTCGCCCAGAACCACGCCCTGAGCGGACGGCGCAGCGATACGATCTCGGCTCCGCTACATGA
- a CDS encoding Crp/Fnr family transcriptional regulator, whose product MNTRHPSDAVNFCQACAVRNRAICADLDREEIDLLNAIGRRKTITPGEQLLWEGDKAVLVANVIHGILKLSTHSAEGKEQILGLAYPSDFLGRPFGSTTPYSVEALTDVQVCLFQRADFDRFAREHPRLEHKLLERTLTELDRTRRWMLLLGRMNAEQKLASFLLETADRLQPATCSFFAESDASVIELPLTRQQIADVLGLTIETVSRQFSRMKNEGLIAIPSRRSVELRDRQRLEAIAA is encoded by the coding sequence ATGAACACCCGACACCCCTCTGACGCTGTCAATTTCTGCCAGGCATGCGCCGTACGGAACCGGGCGATTTGCGCAGACCTCGACAGGGAAGAGATCGACCTGCTCAATGCAATCGGGCGAAGAAAGACAATCACGCCGGGCGAGCAATTGCTCTGGGAAGGCGATAAAGCGGTCCTTGTGGCGAACGTCATCCATGGCATCCTCAAGCTTTCGACGCATTCGGCGGAAGGCAAAGAGCAAATCTTGGGGCTGGCCTATCCATCCGATTTTCTCGGACGCCCGTTCGGTTCCACCACACCCTACAGCGTCGAAGCGCTCACCGATGTTCAGGTCTGCCTGTTTCAGCGTGCCGATTTCGACCGTTTTGCCCGGGAGCATCCGAGACTGGAGCACAAGCTGCTCGAGCGGACGCTGACGGAACTAGACCGGACGCGCCGGTGGATGCTGCTGCTGGGGCGGATGAACGCGGAACAGAAGCTGGCTAGTTTTTTGCTTGAGACCGCGGACAGGCTTCAACCTGCGACGTGCAGTTTCTTTGCCGAGAGTGATGCCAGTGTTATTGAGCTTCCTCTCACTCGCCAGCAGATCGCCGATGTCCTGGGGCTGACAATAGAAACCGTCAGCCGTCAGTTCAGTCGGATGAAAAACGAGGGACTGATCGCTATCCCGTCACGCCGCAGCGTCGAATTGCGCGATCGCCAGCGTCTGGAAGCGATCGCCGCCTAG
- a CDS encoding TonB-dependent receptor has product MRRILILAPAFLPSPAAAQDTEEPEEIVVTAGLPATPGEAAYATSEIDREQVVSAPSGRIDEVLQGVAGVQQFRRSDSRSSNPTAQGITLRALGGNATSRALVTLDGVPQADPFFGYIPFAAIAPETIGSVRVTRGGGAGPFGSGALVGTIALASAGPDLINGALASSSVNNRGETEVAAVFAPRIGEGYLLANARWDRGEGFFTAPEDDRVAASVPAAFDSLSGGVRLVQPVGPNLRAELAGRAFRDERTLRFAGADSRIAGQDLSLRVSGGGDWQVEALAYAQWRDFSNIVVSSTSFVPVLDQRETPSTGFGGKVEIRPPVGADAILRLGTDLRVAEGEIAEDRISAASGNIFASRAAGGRTSDLGFFAEFDRRFGPLVLTAGLRADRFGVTGGFQCDFDGGGTLSGEVLPADRSDWGVTWRGGAAYEITPRLSARAAAYRGFRQPTLNELYRPFVIFPLVTLANPQLENEELTGFEVGADWRGEDGAELSLTLFDNRLENVIANSAIGPNLRQRRNLDAIEARGIEASAGYGAGPLRIDTSLAYTDAALALDGSRPPQSPAFSVTAFLRWEASERARVILSLRHVGEQFEDADGADVLPAFTTLGATASYRVAGPLELVLRGENLTDETIVTSNSGGSVDLGVPRTVWLGIRSGL; this is encoded by the coding sequence ATGCGTCGCATCCTGATACTTGCCCCCGCGTTCCTGCCGTCGCCCGCTGCCGCGCAGGACACCGAGGAGCCGGAAGAGATCGTCGTCACCGCCGGCCTGCCCGCCACGCCGGGGGAGGCCGCCTATGCGACGAGCGAGATCGACCGCGAACAGGTGGTGTCCGCGCCATCGGGCCGGATCGACGAGGTGTTGCAGGGCGTGGCCGGGGTTCAGCAGTTCCGCCGCTCCGACAGCCGCTCTTCCAATCCCACCGCGCAGGGCATCACGCTGCGCGCGCTGGGCGGCAATGCGACCAGCCGCGCGCTGGTGACATTAGACGGGGTGCCGCAGGCCGACCCCTTCTTCGGCTATATCCCCTTTGCCGCCATCGCGCCGGAAACTATCGGCAGCGTGCGAGTGACGCGCGGCGGCGGGGCGGGTCCGTTCGGCAGCGGGGCGCTGGTCGGCACGATCGCGCTGGCGAGCGCCGGGCCGGACCTTATCAACGGGGCGCTCGCCTCCAGCTCCGTCAATAACCGCGGGGAAACCGAGGTCGCCGCAGTATTCGCGCCGCGTATCGGCGAAGGCTACCTGCTCGCCAACGCCCGATGGGACCGGGGCGAGGGGTTCTTTACCGCGCCAGAAGACGACCGTGTGGCCGCCAGCGTGCCAGCCGCTTTCGACAGTCTTTCCGGGGGCGTGCGACTGGTGCAGCCGGTCGGCCCGAACCTCCGGGCAGAGCTTGCCGGCCGAGCCTTCCGCGACGAGCGCACCCTGCGCTTCGCCGGGGCGGACAGCCGAATCGCCGGGCAGGACTTGTCGCTGCGGGTGAGCGGCGGAGGCGACTGGCAGGTGGAGGCGCTCGCCTATGCGCAGTGGCGCGATTTTTCGAACATCGTCGTCAGTTCGACCAGCTTCGTGCCCGTGCTCGACCAGCGGGAGACGCCGTCGACCGGCTTCGGCGGGAAGGTGGAAATCCGGCCGCCCGTCGGCGCCGACGCGATCCTGCGCCTCGGCACAGACCTCCGGGTCGCGGAGGGCGAGATCGCCGAGGACCGGATCAGCGCCGCGAGTGGCAACATCTTCGCGTCGCGCGCCGCAGGCGGGAGGACAAGCGACCTCGGCTTTTTTGCGGAATTCGACCGGCGGTTCGGCCCGCTGGTTCTGACGGCGGGGCTGCGTGCGGATCGCTTCGGCGTTACCGGCGGCTTCCAGTGCGATTTCGATGGAGGCGGGACGCTGTCGGGGGAGGTCTTGCCCGCCGACCGCAGCGACTGGGGCGTCACCTGGCGCGGCGGTGCGGCCTACGAGATCACGCCCCGCCTGTCCGCGCGCGCTGCGGCCTATCGCGGGTTCCGCCAGCCGACACTGAACGAGTTGTATCGCCCCTTCGTGATCTTTCCGCTCGTCACGCTCGCCAATCCCCAGCTCGAGAACGAGGAACTGACCGGCTTCGAAGTCGGCGCGGACTGGCGCGGCGAAGACGGGGCGGAATTGTCCCTCACCCTCTTCGACAACCGGCTGGAGAATGTGATCGCAAATTCCGCCATCGGCCCCAACCTGCGCCAGCGCCGCAACCTCGATGCGATCGAGGCCAGGGGTATCGAGGCTTCGGCGGGCTATGGCGCGGGGCCGCTGCGGATCGATACGTCGCTCGCCTACACCGACGCGGCGCTGGCATTGGATGGCAGCCGCCCGCCGCAAAGCCCTGCCTTTTCCGTCACCGCCTTCCTGCGCTGGGAGGCTTCGGAGAGGGCGCGCGTGATTCTATCGCTGCGCCACGTCGGTGAGCAATTCGAAGATGCCGATGGGGCCGATGTTCTGCCGGCCTTCACTACTTTGGGAGCTACTGCCAGCTATCGCGTCGCAGGCCCGTTGGAGCTGGTGTTGCGGGGCGAGAACCTGACCGACGAAACCATCGTGACGAGCAATTCCGGGGGCTCCGTCGACCTCGGCGTTCCGCGCACCGTGTGGCTCGGAATTCGCTCCGGTTTATGA